Part of the Metarhizium brunneum chromosome 6, complete sequence genome is shown below.
taataaataaaaagttaataatattttataaaatttataatttaaatataaaaaaacttaaaatattataaaaatatattaataaaatattaataaaaagctatattaaaatatttatattaaaagttaaatatttaattatatttattttaaaaaaaaatataaaattataattaataataaattattaataattaaatataattattataaaaaattaaatattattattatttatttttaaattataaaactaattatataaaataaattaatttattactttaaacttaaaaaaagtatataatttaatttaaataaaaaaaaactataaataaaaaataacttttaaaataaagtttaaattatttaaatacttaataatattatttaagcttattaatatattaataatattttaataaataattaataatatattataaaaatatttaaataattttataataatatatttaaataatatattaattttcttaaaaaccttaaaaaactataaaatatatatatataaaatattataaatattataaaatataaaattattaatataattaataaaaagtaaattttatacctaaaaaataaattttttaagatatataatataattaaataaaatataaataaaaaaatttaaaataaaaataataaaaaattaattaatattaaaaaatattaaaaatatataaagctttaaaagctttataaattattataaaaaatttattaaaagctataataaaattataatatttttaaataaacttattaaaaaaaataaataataaaattaaaataataaaatataatatatttttaataaaattaaaaaacttattatatttaaacttattttaaaaatttttaacttaaaaaaaaaataaaattaaaaattaattttttaaattttattttaaaaatataaattaaataataaaataataataaaaaattatattttattatattttacttaaaaaaactttataaaataaaacttaattattttatttataataaaaaattcttaataattattaatatttttaagaaatttaaatattattttataaaaaataaatataaaattaaggtatatattaattataaaaatattttttattttataataatataataattaaataaataataaatttaataaattaaatattttttaaaatttaattataaaattatttattaaaaaaaatctaaaaataaataaataaatattttaagttaaaaaagtaattataatataaaaatacttataataataaaataattttttaaaattaataaaaataataatttttaataaaaataattaaatattatattaaaagtataaaataaaaacctaatatataaaaaaatctaataataaataaaaaaaaaataagtttataaatatattaaaaaaatattttataaaatctagaattattttaaaatattataaaaaaacctaaatacttttaaaattataaaaaaaatatattaaaaaaatatataaatatttagcttataaatactaagaaatttataaaatattaaataaaatataataataatataatttcttaaaaattaaaaaaataattaaaaaaattattaataaatatatataatataagaaaaataaagctttataatataagttatataaaaaactataattattattaatattaatataattataaaaattaataacttttaattatattataaagctattaatattaaaaaaataataattaatataaaatataataatatatttataattataaataaatttataaaatataaatactttttattatataaaaaagtaagtaatataaaagaatttatatatatatttttataaataataataagtaattataaattattaaaaaaaattatattaaataaaaaaaatatatttacttttaagttttaataagtatttataatataatttaaaataaattataaattaagtattatatattatttataaataaataaataaataaaaaaattaaattaaatacttaaataatatttataatattatattaattattaataaaataattaagttaaataattacttataatataattagcttataataacttaatattaaaattaataaaataaatattagtttatattaattataaatttaattttaaagtattttaaatataatataaaaaattataaataaaataaataatattataagtaaataaactaaaaaaattatataaaaaaatataatataaattagaatttatataaaataaaataatataatattataattataaaaaattaaaaaaactaatttttaaaaaaaaaatataatttatttattttaataaaatattaaaataatataattaagtaataaattaaattataaaaaattaaaattatttattattaaaaaataaatattaataaataattataaattattattattaaaaattataaaaaattattttataatatatattttactttttaaaaaaatattaaataatatattaataaaaaaaaatattaaaattataaataaaataaaatataaagtaaaataaattttaaatataaaaataaaaaataaaatatattaatattttattaaataaaaaagctataaaaataagaaaaatatataaaagcttataaaatatctaaaaaattattagtatttattataataatactactaatagtatttaataaaatatccctaaatataatattttaatctaatatattaataatatttaaaaattatatattaataatagccttaaatttataatacttttttttttaacttatttagtaattataaatctaagtaagttatttattaacttttaataattaattattacttttaataatataattatattagataagctaatactttatttaatttaGCTTAAGctttaagtatttacttttttattttctttttcttttaatttaaatattttaatttaaaaataatataattaattataaaaatacttattaataaaaaataataatatataaaaaaatacttatataagctaattataatactaaaagtattataaaaatactcttattatatatattttttatacttaaaaaaacgcttaattattttataataaaaattataagtaaaataaaaaaaatataatataatattataattaaataatttaataaaattagctaaataattattttataaagtaaaaaaagcttttaataagagatttttttacttttaaatataaaaaataataatataattaaatataatattaaaaaaatattataaaaaataaaaagaaaaagaaacttattaataaaaaaaaagggtaaaagaactacttataaaataaagcttagattttaagaataaaactataaaaaaggggatattatattataacctagtatataagcTATAGGTTAAGCTggctatataaagctactaggTAATATAggtataataagctataaaatattaattaatataataaaactaataaaaagaatacttagttattataagtaagtatatataatacttattagtatttaaaagtaaatattaaaaatacttacttttataataactaataattataatatataaaaacccttaaatttactttataaataatttttagctttttagcttttaatataaattattatattaaataagctttacttataactttttaactttaattatttaattataatttataacctattattaatataatacttaattacttaaattaattattttaatagctttattaatataaattataactagtttatctcttaggaaccttagctattatacttatttttattttaatattttactttaaataaaatattataaaatattaaaaaatattaaaaaatattaaaaaatattaaaaaatattaaaaaatattaaaaaatattaaaaaatattaaaaaatatataaaaatatataaaaatatataaaaatatataaaaataatatttaagtattaaattattatattataaaagtattttttattttatttttataatttatttaatataaatttttaaaaagtataggtttattttttaagtggatttttttttcagaaTTACCGGGACCGACTGTACATAGTGGTTTGATGTCCCCCGTTCCTTGGGATTTCTAAATAACATTATAATTTGTATACATCTCTGCTTTTTTAATAGAGTAATGGGAATGGGCGTATAAAATCATGGGTTTTGGTGGTTACACTCAAATGCTACTTCTTGAAGAGCTTGATACCAAATCCGTGGGGATGCCTGCTGCAAACAAGTCGATAGTAGTTGTTTGACTTTGTAGTTTGTTCCGTGAGCCAAATGGACGACATCCCAGCACGTAAAGAGtctttactttttaagcCGGGTGTGCCCATTCTATTCAGGCTACGAGACGAATTGTCCAATCAATTCTCTATGGTAAACGTCATAATACATCAGTACCGAACGACGCGATTCGGCCTGCCACCGCGCTACGCTATCAAAGACACCCGCTTTGTCGAAGCACGTCGCCATGCTGCTCTAGGACGTCGCTTCCTCCCTTTTCAGCCGCTCAATCAGCTTGCCTTCCAGGAACGGACTTAGTCCCAGACTAGCAGCATATTTGAATTAGCAATATCCAGCCCATCAATACGTGCAAGACTTACATTCCCTCTCGCGTCACCACGCGATATGTTCCGCTCGGCTGCACCCTGCCAACGACGTCGCCATGCCCGTCCACCTCAACGCTGCCGAGAATATCTTCGGGCCACGCGATTCTTCCAAAGTCCGGGGGGTTTCTACGATCGCTCAGATGCACCCAGCCGCCCTTgccggcaccaccagcaccgccCTGAGCACTCGCGCCTCCGGCTCCAgagccgccggcgccgccccCCGCCCCCTGCTTGCGTGATGATGCCTTTCTGGACCGCTGAGCGTTGAAAAAGACGCCGCCAGAGCCCAAGTTCGACCCGCCTGGGCTGGCAAAGGCCCTGGCCTGGCTGGTTACATCTTCGTCCAGGTGGCCATACTCTGTCACCACCTCGTTGAGTATATCGAGGAATCGGTGGTTTTCCGAAAAGGACTGCGGCGTCGGGGGGATCACGGCGGACGTTCCAATGGCGAGTTTCGGAGATGGTGGATTCGTGTCGAGGTATGTGAGGATATATGTCGCCGGCGATGACGGGTTGTCAAAAACTCTCTGGGCTGCGCGTTAGAGCTTCCGTGCGGAATGGGAACCAGGGGAGGGAACGCACAATGCGTGAATTGTTCGGGAGTGTTGATACGGCCCGTTGCCAGATGCCAAAGCTCCGGGGAGCAAAGCGAGTCGCTGCCAGCATTGCGGGCGAATTCCTTGGTGATGAAGATGTCAAGCTCTGAAATTCTTCAGACATGGATGCGAGCTTCAAAGTGGAGCCATTATGCCGTCACTGCATTGACAGCTGCAGGGTGACGCGAAGACCCCGCGACCCCAAAAATATGCATCTAACAGTAATCAATTAAACTATGGACGCGTCTGGTCCACGCGGTCCACGCCAACATCCAAAAGTATCCAGCCGACCACAATTCGGCCTGTAGCTTGTCACGCAAGCATCATCGCGCTTTCGGATACGAGCGTCGAAGCCAATGGGTTGATACCGGCAACAATGGACAAACCACCGGCACCCATCTTCCGACGACAAAACGCCATACCATCCTCGTCCGCGATAccatcgtcgtcgccggcgttCGGCACTCCCGTCCACCCTCCAAGGCCATTCAATGTCCAGGCGCCCAAGGCCGCGATTCTCCCCATCATCCTTCCGCCGGCCACCCTGCGGCCCCTTGCGTTTCGCACATTTACCAAGAAGCACTCGTTGACCCTCACATCATCTGCCCTGCAAGAGCTGGCCTCCTTTATCGGGAGACATTGCGGCTCGGGATGGCGCGAGGAGGGTCTCGCCGAACGTGTACTGGAGGAGGTGGCTCGGGGTTGGAAGAACAGGAATGGCGGCGTCATAGTCGAAGGCACAAGTAAAGAGCTGCACGATATCCTAAAGACGCTCGAGGGCAACATGAGCGGAGGAAAGATTGTCGGACAGGCAAGAGGTCTGCCGAGAGGCGACAGCATGCTGGAAGTGCAAGACGGCGACGCCATCAACACGAGGCTCGGTATCCGACCGACTACGCTCACGAGGGAGGACAGCAACGCCAGTTTCGGCATGTCAGGACTGGGGGTGCACGAGGAGGCgaatgacgacgacgacgatgacacAAACGATCCGCGGGCTTGGCTGAATGTTGTCAATGCGTTTGAGCAGCCGCGGTTGGTCTATAATGTCGGCAAAAAACACTTTGAAAGGCGAGATCCCATGTCTACATGCAATCTTTACACATGACAGCTATTAACAACCTGCAGGGAAACGACAAAGCCATCGTTGCTCCCGCCCGCCTCTCACAAAACCACCGTGTTCCGAAATCGATATCAAGTCATCCACCAGCGTCTACTCCGCAGCGAAGCATTCCAGACCTCGTCAGTGTCGTCGTCCCGCAAACGAGCCCTCCAACGCTCCCTCTCCAATCAACAATCACTCAAAATCACACCCATCGCAAACATGCTTGGCCGCCACGGCAGCAACCACATGCTCCTCGGCCAACTAGTCATCCTACCCACAGGAGATCTTGCCATAAGCGATCTCACCGGCACAATCGCCCTTGATCTCGGccaagccgtcgccatccCCCAAGACTCGGCATGGTTCTGCCCCGGCATGGTCGTCCTAGTAGACGGCGTGtacgaagaggaagaagagtccgtcggcaaaggcctcagcggcagcagcggcgtgGGAGGAACCCTGGGCGGCCGATTCCAAGGCTTCTTCATCGGCCAGCCGCCGTGTGAAAAGCGCCAGGCAACACTGGGCATCAGCGGCCCAGAAGGCGGCCAGGACCACAccatcggcggcggcttcgggTGGATCGACTTCCTCGGTGTCGGCAGCGAACGAGCGGTCGGGGCCAAGATGCGCCGAATCGAGCGCCGCCTCATGCACCAGCAGCCGTCCCAAGACGCCCCCGGTCGAGGCCGCGCCGTCGTGGTCGGCGAGCTCAACCTCGACCAGCCGCGCGCCCTCCAGGCCCTGCGCAAGATCCTGTCCCTCTACGCCGCCGAGCCGCAGGGCTCCGCCCCCGTGACGTTTGTCCTGGCGGGCAACTTCACGCAGcacgccgtcatggcccgtGGCGGCAGTGGCGGCAGCATCGAGTACAAGGAATACTTTGATGCCCTGGCATCCGCGCTGTCAGACTTCCCCACGCTCCTGCAGGCGTCGACCTTTGTCTTCGTGCCCGGCGACAACGACGGCTGGGTCTCgtcctttgccgccggcgcctccGCGCCGCTGCCCCGCAAACCCGTCCCGGACATGTTCACCTCCCGCATCCGCCGGGCCTTTGCCACCGCCAACGCGGaagccggcggcggccacggcgtccACGGCTCCGCGGTATGGACCTCCAACCCGAGCCGCCTGACGCTCTTCGGCCCCAACCACGAGCTGGTCCTCTTCCGCGACGACCTGTCGGCCCGTCTGCGCCGCACGTCCGTCGCCGTGAagcgcggcgccgacgacccCGAAGGCGCGCCaccagaggacgaggacccggccgccgacgacgccatgcaactcgacgacgcccacgaAGCACCCGCAAAGCCCGGCCCCGTCGCAGACGACGTGCGCACCGCCCAGAAACTGGTCAAGACCCTCCTCGACCAGGGCTACCTCGCGCCCTTTAGACAGTCCGTCCGCCCCGTGCACTGGGACTACTCCTCCTCGCTGCACTTGTACCCGCTCccctcggccatggccctcatcgacacgacggcgccgccgttCTGCATCACCTACGAGGGCTGCCACGTCATGAACCCCGGCAGCGTGCTGGTCCCGGGGCGCAAGGGCGTAGCCAGATGGATAGAATACGAGATGGGGCGGCAGGGGAAATTACGCGAATGCACATTATAACAGCCATCTTAATACAACTAtttcaagaagaaaaaaacaaagtaTATCAATATCCAACCGTGTACATCTTTTTTCACCCTATCCAAACTCCAAATACATAGTCCATCTAttccagcagcagctcgtcctcgcccaaaacaccaaacaGACTCTCAATCTCCCTCTCCACCTTTTTCAACTCGGCCGCCACCTGCGCGGTAACAAGCGTGTACGCGTACAGCAGCGCGTAGTCCTTCTCTTCAACCACCTCCATTCTCTTGTTGGAACCGTCACCCCCGACGTCGTCCTCTTGACTCCGCATGTGTTCCTTGCGGAACTGGTACATCTTGCCTAGCAGCTGGTCCTTTGCCGAGTCGATTGTCGGAATGGCATCCGTGAGCGGGTACTCGAGCATGATGCACGACGCGAGGACCTGCAGCACGTGGCAGATGCGCTGGCACAGCCGGACGCGCTCGTCGGCGGTGAAGACGAGCAGCGCGCGCTCGCCCGCCGACACCGTCTCGTGGCGCTGCGTCAGGAGGCGCATCGCGTAGAAGCCGTCGAGCATGTGCTTGGTCGAGTGCATGATGCGGGCATAGGCCGCGTCGGGGAAGGGCCCGCGCAGCTCGAATTCCGACTTGGCCGAGTTGCGTAGGGTCTCCAGCTTGAACGCTACGCAGAGGAAGTTTTAGTTAAACCGAATCAGTGGCACAGAGGACAACACTTACCGTATCGCTGGAGGGCTTCTTGCTCCCCTTCCTTCATGTAGTCCAGCGTGTTGTTGCTCTTGAGGAGAATGCTCAGCGGGCCTCGCTTCCAAATGAGCCCCAGCTGGAGGTAGAGCACCGACAGGCCCTCCTTGAACTTCTTGCGGCCGGATATCGGCCAGAGCAGCCGGCAGATAATCATGCCCCAGATGATGCCTagcaccacggccacgactcGGTGGTAGGCAATGTTGAAAATGAGCGGGTTCTTGCCgccttcgtcgtcgtcgtcgtcgtccacgTCTAGGGATATACTGTATGCGTAGAGGACAATGACATTGTACGCTAGGAGGGCGATGCGACCCAACGGGCCGTTCTTGACGACGAGAATCATGTAAAAGTTCCAGAGCGCCATCAGCCACCCGCATAGGGCGAGGACGTACGCGTTGCCTTGGCTCGCTAGCCATGACACGCAGGCGCATGCTGCGCCGATGAGGGTGCCGATGAGACGAGATGTAGATGTCGTGTTTGACGCGCCAGTCGTCATACCCACGACAATCATGTACGACAGCAGACCCCATTCTCCTCGCCACTGCTGGTACAGGGGTCTCGTGGCGGGTATGAAGGCGAATTGTGCCCAGAGCACAGCCCCAATGCCGACCTTGATACCGAATAGGATGTCTTCGCGGGCTAGGAACCGCATCACCCCGAGCACCTTCTGGGACAGTTTGCGCTGGAAAGAGCTTGCACTCGGCGCTGCATCCCAGTGGAAAGAGTCTCGCCGTTTTCTCATAGAATCCGGGATGCCCTTTGGGACTGCTGATTTCTTCAAACCACGAACGGTggtctttcttttttggaGGAGAGATTCGCACTCTGGGTCGTCGGAGAGGGTTGGCGGCAGTGTTCGTTTCCAGAATTTGAGCCACTCCCAGCTGCGGGAGTGCGATTCAGTGACGTGCTGCAGCTCTTCGAGTACATCTAGATAAGAGTCCATTTCGTCTGCTACAGCTTGGAGACTAAAGGAAAAGTGGCCACAAGCTGCGGCGACTTCTTCGATATCAGCCTGGATCGCTGCGGACCGTGAGCGCTCGAGCTCCACTGTCTTGTAAAGCTCTTGCAACGCGTTGCTTTTTGCACGGTTGAACAGATTTATGGCATCCCGCAGACTCTCCCGAAGATGGTCGTTGACTTTAACTTGTGTCACTGGGTCCTCTCCAAAAGGCAATTCTCGAAGCGTTTCAGAGAGCGTGTATGCTAGAGATTTGAGAGAAGGGCCAAGCATAGTTATGAATAGCGAAAATATGTCGGATGGTGTTCGGAACAGGGATGAGCTAAAAAGCGTGGGCTCACTTTGCGCAAGCAATGTCAGCCTTtggtcctcgtcatcttcttcaatgaCAGACAGGGAGTCGCCGGTACTGTCCAGGATGAGCGAGGCGGTTCGCCGAAATTTTGGGGACACAAGGGATGCTCCGGGAGACAATACACCAGGTTCCTGCGAGAGCACGGGTGCTTCGCTCAAAAGTGCGATCTGAGTTGATAGCGAACTTCGCAAACCACCAATGGCCTGATACACAGACTCGACAGCTTTGAAGAGACGCTTATCCAGCTTGTATATCTTTTCTCGGCCCATGAAATAATGCTCTAGTTTGGCTTCGCGCAGACTCTTGGACATTTCCGTATAAGCCGAAGTGAAATTGCTCCGTACCTGAGCGTAGACTGGCGAATTAATTTCGTCTTCAGTCCCATTCAAGAAGCCCCTTGTGATGATGGACAGTCTGTCGCTCATGCATACCGACGCTGTGACGACCGCCTCGCGCAAAACTCGTCGGGCGGATAGGCGCCATACCAGCAAATTAACGGCCACGGAGAATATGATGCCCACACACAGCATCTTGATCACCTGGACAATCTTATCTCCAGAGAAGAAGCCGTCCTGCACTGACTGCTCCTTGGTAATGACGGTAATAATGGCCATGGACGCAAGTGTTGTAGCCACGTTGACAAGAGGCTGGTTCAGTCTCTGTTTAACCCATCCAACGAACCCTAGCCCTCCCCCAACAAAGATGATTAATACGACGGCGTGTGCAGGGACGACAGACCCCGTGCTCGTTCGCGAAGCAATTCCCGCAACCATGGACAAGACGCAAACAATCTCCGCATACGCCACGGCAATGAGGGCTATGAAAACGGCTTCTAGCATCGATCCTATGGTACGCGCTGGGTGGAAGTAAACCGTCAGCGTAGCAACGATGTGTTTGCCGTCTCGGTGGCCAAGGAAGTCGGACAGAAGAGGCCAGAAGGTAGCAGTGCTGCCAAGGAGGTACGCCAGCGTacacttgagcacttggTGGCCGTCGCGTGAGTTTAGCCATTGCCAAACGGACTTGGCCCTCGTCTTTGCGACGCGTGCCGACCAGCGAATGCTGTCGGTAGCCTGTCCCATGGACGATCGTCGTTCCAGCCtcctgccgctgctgcccgATGCTATGCTGCTTGATGTTCGGAGTGTAAATTGGCGTCTGGAGCGTTCGCCAGTGGTGGGGATGACAAATGTGCCGTTGCGCAGTTTCTATCCAGCATTGCGATTAGCCCCGAGGACAACTAGACGGCTGCACAAATACATACACCCCTCTTGGACAGCCGGGCAGGCGGCCATGGGCCTGCCGAGGAGCTGTCGCCGGAGCTCATGGCGCTCGAAAATCACGTCGCGACGTAGCGTTGGGGTGGTTGGTCGCGTTGGATGCACGAAGAGGCGTCGTCATTGTTTTCAGCTCGCGCGAGGATGATCAAGCTCTTTGTTCGGCTGGACCGCTCAACGTCTTGCAGAGACCTTGCCACGTATAGAGATTTGCCTTGCCATGCACGTCGGCATGCCAAGTCGGTGAGGATGCGGCACGGCCAAGCGACGACGGTCAGAATTGTTGGACAACAggaacattcaatgttcaagtTCAGGTACGGGCATGGAGTACCGACGAGTTTGGTTGGGCACAAGTCGCACCCAATTCGGCATTGAGCCACTacaagtacgtactccgtacaggggTAGCTCTCCACCATTcagcctcaagtgctccaaTCTGCAACCACATGCAGACCTTGAATCCCCACACCAGCTCCAACGTCGTTAACGCTTCCAACTTCCTGGGAATCGATGGGAATCGACATGGCTGCCACCGCCCGCGTCTGTCATTACTGGCAAGTCACTCATGGAATATATTTTCAAGTCACACAATATGGACTGACAATGGCAAGGTATCAAGATCCTCGTGCCACATGCAGAATTACCCTCCTGCAGTATCCATGACCGAAAAGGCAACATCACCAAGGGGAATGGATTTATTTTCGCACTCTAGGATGGACCGCACACATCGCGGCCGAAATGACCAACCTAGATCCTAGATTGGGCAGCCTGAACTGCGGCCTGGGCACCCAGAATAATGgccccaacattgaacctaTCCGGATACCGCTTCGTCATGGCACCAACCACGTCCCTCGCCGACTTTGGGTTCCCCTTCAAAACGTCTTCAAACGCCCGGATATACTCCTTGGTTTTGTCCAAATGCCACCGCCCCAGAATCTCCCCCTCCTGGCAGTGCCCCGGAACGACGTGCAGCGGATCCAGCGCTTCCACCTTCTCGACGGCTCTGATCCATTCCGCCCTCTTGGCAGGCGTGTTCGTCTCCATCAACATCTGGTGCACCTGGCCGTACACCACGTCTCCGCAAACAGCAAGCCGCAACGCAGGCACCCAGAGGACCGTCGAGTCGTACGTGTCAGAGTGTCCTacctcgacggcctgcaGCTCCCACTGATTGAGCGTAAACTTGTTGTCCCGCGGCAACGGCTCAGCCAGGACAAACGGCTGCTGGATCTCGCCGGGGAACCGAGAGTCCCACTGGAAGCGGAAGACGTTCTCTTCCACCTGCTGCTTCATGTGCTGTACGGTCCcggccgtggccacgggCTTGGCCTCGGGGAATTCCTGCACCAGGAGAGGAATGCCGAAGAAGTggtcgccgtggccgtgggtGATGTATATGTATGAGAGTGCTCGGTTGGGCGCTATCCGGCGGATCCAGGCGATGAGCTCCTTGGTTTGGGCGATGGTGATGGGCGTGTCTACGAGGACGGCGTGGGTTGCCGAGTAGATGAGTGTGCAGGAGATGGGGGACCAGAGTCCGCCGCCGCTACCTTTGCCCGGGTTCTTGAACGGGACTGGCGGTGCGATGTATACTGCTGCGCGGAGAgacatgatggtgatggggtTATATGGACGGATGATGTGATGATTGACTACGGGGACGGAAGAGCTGAAGAGCAGGTGATGGAATACTTATACCCAACAAGGGGGGAAGAACCCCTCGATGTTGCCGATTCTGATGCTGCCCGGCATAGGTGTAGATGTGCCTCGGGTCGAAATGATCACCTCATCAACCGTGTAGTTGACTGGCACACCACCCAGATCTACAAGCGTACCGGCACTTCCCCACAAAATCAGACCGTTGTGTATTTGACGGGGTAAATACATCAAAGGGTATGTAATCAGGAAAATCTTGCTCGTGGGTACCATTTTCGGCTGTGAAGTGACAGTTGCTCAGCCAGCTGTCTGGGCGtggcagcatggccaacCGGGGTTCAGCAGCAAGATGATTTGGTGCGCGCTTGTCTATCGCTCTTTGGCGTCATGTCTGCCTATGTAAATAAAAGACATACACCGCTCTTGAAAAACGATTGTGCCCCCATGCATCATGAGCCcgaagccaaaaaaaagacggGATTCTTACAAAATAGCAAGGCTGGATCATACAAAGCATATGGAGGTAGATAAACACCAAGCATCCTTGTCCAGACCCGATTCAAATATTGTGTCTTGTCCATTGGGAGACAGCCAGGCGTTGATACCTGCACATATCAGCCACCC
Proteins encoded:
- the dpb2 gene encoding DNA polymerase epsilon subunit B; translated protein: MDKPPAPIFRRQNAIPSSSAIPSSSPAFGTPVHPPRPFNVQAPKAAILPIILPPATLRPLAFRTFTKKHSLTLTSSALQELASFIGRHCGSGWREEGLAERVLEEVARGWKNRNGGVIVEGTSKELHDILKTLEGNMSGGKIVGQARGLPRGDSMLEVQDGDAINTRLGIRPTTLTREDSNASFGMSGLGVHEEANDDDDDDTNDPRAWLNVVNAFEQPRETTKPSLLPPASHKTTVFRNRYQVIHQRLLRSEAFQTSSVSSSRKRALQRSLSNQQSLKITPIANMLGRHGSNHMLLGQLVILPTGDLAISDLTGTIALDLGQAVAIPQDSAWFCPGMVVLVDGVYEEEEESVGKGLSGSSGVGGTLGGRFQGFFIGQPPCEKRQATLGISGPEGGQDHTIGGGFGWIDFLGVGSERAVGAKMRRIERRLMHQQPSQDAPGRGRAVVVGELNLDQPRALQALRKILSLYAAEPQGSAPVTFVLAGNFTQHAVMARGGSGGSIEYKEYFDALASALSDFPTLLQASTFVFVPGDNDGWVSSFAAGASAPLPRKPVPDMFTSRIRRAFATANAEAGGGHGVHGSAVWTSNPSRLTLFGPNHELVLFRDDLSARLRRTSVAVKRGADDPEGAPPEDEDPAADDAMQLDDAHEAPAKPGPVADDVRTAQKLVKTLLDQGYLAPFRQSVRPVHWDYSSSLHLYPLPSAMALIDTTAPPFCITYEGCHVMNPGSVLVPGRKGVARWIEYEMGRQGKLRECTL